A window of Tautonia plasticadhaerens contains these coding sequences:
- a CDS encoding tetratricopeptide repeat protein, producing the protein MPSPNELYDQAIDLRDAGDKEAAVSKLKEAVEADPEHTLSHGLLARLCVDLGQFDDAMMHARRVAELEPEDPFSYTALSVIYQRCGRIPEAEDAMARARMKQMGIE; encoded by the coding sequence ATGCCCTCGCCGAACGAACTGTACGACCAGGCCATCGACCTGCGGGACGCCGGCGACAAGGAGGCGGCCGTCTCGAAGCTGAAGGAGGCCGTCGAGGCCGACCCCGAGCACACCCTCTCCCACGGCCTGCTCGCCCGGCTCTGCGTCGACCTCGGCCAGTTCGACGACGCCATGATGCACGCCCGACGGGTCGCGGAGCTGGAGCCCGAGGACCCCTTCTCCTACACCGCCCTCTCCGTCATCTACCAGCGGTGCGGCCGCATCCCCGAGGCCGAGGACGCCATGGCCCGGGCCCGCATGAAGCAGATGGGCATCGAGTGA
- a CDS encoding 3-keto-disaccharide hydrolase: protein MTRRNLSRTFAALALLSGGTLALEAAMSQDGETPKLGYDDTPFLPGGAYRVHDGTRPQPPVVEPGTASTQEEPGTPPSDAVVLFDGSDLAAWELPNGDDAPWQVEGGALVIAPRTGSIQTKQEFGDCQLHLEFASPEPAKGDGQGRGNSGVMFFGRYEIQVLDCFENPTYPDGQTAAIYGQYPPLVNSSRPPGQWQSLDIVFRAPKFKDDGSVAEPAYATVFHNGVLVHEHTPLLGAVAFRAVGTYRPHGPKGPLQLQDHGDPVRFRNIWIRELKGYDES from the coding sequence ATGACCCGTCGAAACCTCTCCCGGACCTTCGCCGCCCTCGCCCTGCTCTCGGGCGGCACCCTCGCGTTGGAGGCCGCCATGTCGCAGGACGGGGAGACGCCGAAGCTCGGCTATGACGATACGCCCTTCCTCCCCGGCGGGGCTTATCGGGTCCACGACGGGACCCGGCCCCAGCCCCCGGTCGTCGAGCCGGGCACCGCCAGCACCCAGGAGGAGCCGGGCACGCCCCCCTCGGACGCGGTCGTCCTGTTCGACGGCTCCGACCTCGCCGCCTGGGAATTGCCCAATGGCGACGACGCGCCGTGGCAGGTCGAGGGTGGGGCCCTGGTGATCGCCCCCCGGACCGGGTCGATCCAGACCAAGCAGGAGTTCGGCGACTGCCAGCTCCACCTGGAGTTCGCCTCCCCCGAGCCCGCCAAGGGCGACGGCCAGGGGAGGGGCAACAGCGGGGTGATGTTCTTCGGCCGATACGAGATCCAGGTGCTCGACTGCTTCGAGAACCCGACCTACCCCGACGGCCAGACGGCCGCGATCTACGGCCAGTACCCGCCCCTGGTCAACTCCTCGAGGCCCCCCGGACAGTGGCAGTCCCTCGACATCGTCTTCCGCGCCCCGAAATTCAAGGACGACGGCTCGGTCGCCGAGCCCGCCTACGCCACCGTCTTCCACAATGGGGTGCTGGTTCACGAGCACACGCCGCTGCTCGGCGCCGTGGCCTTCCGGGCCGTCGGCACCTATCGACCCCACGGGCCGAAAGGGCCGCTCCAGCTCCAGGACCACGGCGACCCCGTCCGGTTCCGCAACATCTGGATCCGGGAACTCAAGGGCTACGATGAGTCCTGA
- a CDS encoding STAS domain-containing protein: protein MGVATPEHDAGLYRVVEHGDVVEAAILCRNLPEGLCEALIEQATTRGWSRLMIDCSEVYFLTSLGLGALIRLDRLLRPSGGRLRLFGLKPDLRELFEITRIDRVVQICESREQANSSTW, encoded by the coding sequence ATGGGCGTCGCAACCCCCGAGCACGATGCAGGGCTCTATCGAGTGGTCGAGCATGGGGATGTGGTCGAGGCGGCAATCCTCTGTCGGAACCTGCCGGAGGGCCTGTGCGAGGCCCTGATCGAGCAGGCGACGACCCGGGGCTGGTCCCGACTCATGATCGATTGTTCGGAAGTCTATTTTCTCACGAGCCTCGGCCTCGGGGCGCTGATCCGGCTCGATCGCCTGCTCCGACCCTCGGGGGGACGGCTGCGACTCTTCGGCCTCAAGCCCGATCTCCGGGAGCTGTTCGAGATCACCCGGATCGACCGGGTGGTGCAGATCTGCGAGAGTCGGGAGCAGGCGAATTCGTCGACCTGGTGA
- the rsgA gene encoding ribosome small subunit-dependent GTPase A, which produces MSKKKKVRVAFRKNRQNRTRANDLTQRFEAGDLRGADPVAAERVRAKGALSRHRTVMQEVEEKGEEAPENDPMASLAVDLSECLPGRVLRVHGLESVVEAEDARRYRCGVRRVLKNLAIEGRNVVAVGDRVWFRPVGEDQGLIEKVEPRSGTVTRGYRHREHVIVSNVDQLLIVSAFAEPELKLPLIDRYLISAEKGGVRPVIVLNKADLVPLADYQWVFGLYAQLGYEVIPCSASDGLGVDRLREVLASGTTALSGQSGVGKTSLLNAVQPGLNLRVGEVSSWTRKGTHTTTYAELLRLQQGGYVVDTPGLRQFQLWDVEPWELEQYFIEFRPYIPHCRFPDCSHIHEADCSVKVALSREQIHEGRYESYLKLYHQQPIEGEG; this is translated from the coding sequence GTGTCGAAGAAGAAGAAGGTCCGCGTCGCGTTTCGCAAGAACCGGCAGAACCGGACCCGAGCCAATGACCTGACCCAGCGATTCGAGGCCGGGGACCTCCGGGGCGCCGACCCCGTCGCCGCCGAGCGAGTCCGGGCCAAGGGAGCCCTCTCCCGGCATCGGACGGTAATGCAGGAGGTCGAGGAGAAGGGGGAGGAGGCCCCGGAGAACGACCCGATGGCCTCCCTGGCGGTCGACCTTTCCGAATGCCTCCCCGGCCGGGTCCTCCGCGTCCACGGGCTGGAGTCGGTCGTCGAGGCCGAGGACGCCAGACGCTACCGATGCGGCGTCCGTCGGGTACTCAAGAACCTGGCGATCGAGGGCAGGAACGTCGTCGCCGTGGGGGATCGCGTCTGGTTCCGGCCCGTCGGCGAGGACCAGGGGCTTATCGAGAAGGTCGAGCCCCGTTCGGGGACCGTCACCCGGGGCTATCGCCACCGGGAGCATGTGATCGTCTCCAACGTCGATCAACTGCTCATCGTCTCGGCGTTCGCCGAGCCGGAACTGAAACTCCCCTTGATCGACCGCTACCTGATCTCGGCCGAGAAGGGGGGGGTGCGGCCCGTCATCGTCCTGAACAAGGCCGACCTGGTCCCCCTGGCCGATTACCAGTGGGTCTTCGGCCTCTATGCCCAGCTCGGCTACGAGGTGATCCCCTGCTCGGCCAGCGACGGCCTGGGGGTCGACCGGCTGAGGGAGGTGCTCGCCTCGGGCACGACGGCCCTCTCCGGCCAGAGCGGCGTCGGCAAGACCTCGCTGCTCAACGCCGTCCAGCCGGGGCTGAACCTGCGGGTCGGAGAGGTCTCCTCGTGGACCCGCAAGGGGACGCATACCACCACCTATGCGGAACTCCTGAGGCTCCAGCAGGGCGGGTACGTCGTGGACACCCCCGGTCTCCGACAGTTCCAGCTCTGGGACGTCGAGCCCTGGGAACTGGAGCAGTATTTCATCGAGTTCCGCCCCTACATCCCCCATTGCCGGTTCCCCGACTGCTCCCACATCCACGAGGCCGACTGCTCCGTCAAGGTTGCCCTGTCCCGCGAGCAGATCCACGAAGGCCGTTATGAGAGCTATTTGAAGCTCTACCATCAGCAACCGATCGAGGGAGAAGGGTAG
- a CDS encoding FAD-dependent oxidoreductase yields the protein MVIGAGAFGGWTALRLGRLGAEVTLVDSWGPGHARASSGGETRVLRRSYPEGDFVRLADRARLLWLEEERRSGLRLFEPIGVLWMSTAPGEFERRSMENLEAHGVPFERLDPSEIARRYPQLRSDDMYGGFFEPGAGYLRASAACRAVRDALVAEGGCYLQAWCEPGEIRSGELSGLTLPDGSTRAADRYVFAGGPWLAGQFGERLGISLRVTRQEVFVFGTPRGDDRFGPGRLPVWAWLGDRFWYGIPGEGSVGGFKVADDTRGPSFDPTSADRIPSADGLERVRNFLADRFPGMAGAPLVDAAVCQYTEAPGGRFLADRLPGTSNAWVSGGGSGHGFKHGPAIGEYLASLVIGDREPGTDRAFSTVEEIRTPR from the coding sequence ATGGTCATAGGGGCCGGGGCCTTCGGGGGCTGGACGGCCTTGCGATTGGGGCGACTCGGGGCCGAAGTGACTCTGGTCGACTCCTGGGGACCGGGGCATGCTCGGGCAAGCTCCGGGGGGGAGACGCGCGTGCTCCGACGCTCGTACCCTGAGGGGGACTTCGTCCGGCTGGCCGATCGGGCACGCCTGCTCTGGCTCGAGGAGGAGCGACGCTCCGGCCTCCGGCTGTTCGAGCCGATCGGCGTGCTCTGGATGTCGACCGCCCCCGGCGAGTTCGAGCGCCGCTCGATGGAGAACCTCGAGGCCCATGGCGTGCCCTTCGAGCGACTCGACCCCTCGGAGATCGCCCGACGATACCCGCAGCTCCGCTCGGACGACATGTACGGCGGCTTCTTCGAGCCGGGGGCGGGGTATCTCCGCGCGAGTGCGGCCTGCCGGGCCGTCCGGGACGCCCTCGTGGCGGAGGGGGGATGCTACCTCCAGGCCTGGTGCGAGCCGGGCGAGATCCGGTCGGGGGAACTCTCCGGGCTGACGCTCCCGGACGGCTCGACCCGGGCCGCGGATCGATACGTGTTCGCGGGCGGGCCCTGGTTGGCCGGCCAGTTCGGGGAGCGACTGGGCATCTCCCTGCGGGTGACCCGCCAGGAGGTCTTCGTCTTCGGCACGCCCCGGGGTGACGACCGCTTCGGCCCCGGCCGGCTCCCCGTCTGGGCCTGGCTCGGCGATCGGTTCTGGTACGGCATCCCGGGGGAGGGCTCGGTCGGCGGCTTCAAGGTCGCCGACGACACCCGCGGGCCCTCGTTCGACCCGACCTCCGCCGATCGCATCCCTTCGGCGGATGGGCTGGAACGAGTGCGGAACTTCCTGGCCGATCGATTCCCCGGCATGGCCGGTGCCCCCCTGGTTGACGCGGCAGTCTGCCAGTACACCGAGGCCCCTGGGGGCCGGTTCCTCGCCGATCGCCTGCCCGGGACGAGCAACGCCTGGGTCTCCGGAGGGGGATCCGGCCACGGCTTCAAGCATGGCCCGGCAATCGGGGAATATCTCGCCTCGTTGGTGATCGGAGACCGGGAACCGGGGACCGACCGGGCCTTCTCCACGGTCGAGGAAATCCGTACACCTCGATAA
- a CDS encoding Uma2 family endonuclease, with product MSTIQDEEIEIEIEVGPDVPPEGDMVITLQVGDGGLDRYLELVGDRNGPRIKCLDGSLTIVSPSFRHERGGERLNDFIGVVCEELDIDFLAARSTLLRPPGKKNDDIEPDSCDYIQHEAAARDAGDQLDLARIPPPDLLVEVVVTHGPSKSLDICLLFGVPEVWLHHPRTGRIQFLILQGGRYVGRTRSRCFPFLAPADLLPWLTSPEDEPDNRWRRRLRDWVREVLAPRRGGEG from the coding sequence ATGAGCACCATCCAGGATGAAGAGATCGAGATCGAGATCGAGGTCGGGCCAGACGTCCCGCCGGAAGGCGACATGGTCATCACGCTCCAGGTCGGCGACGGCGGCCTCGACCGCTACCTGGAGCTGGTCGGGGACCGGAATGGTCCCCGGATCAAATGCCTGGATGGGAGCCTGACGATCGTGTCCCCCTCGTTTCGGCATGAACGCGGAGGCGAGCGACTAAATGACTTCATCGGGGTCGTCTGCGAGGAACTGGACATCGACTTCCTGGCCGCCAGGAGCACCCTGCTGCGGCCTCCCGGCAAGAAGAACGACGACATCGAGCCGGACTCCTGCGACTACATCCAGCACGAGGCCGCCGCCCGGGACGCCGGCGATCAACTCGACCTCGCCCGCATCCCCCCGCCCGACCTGCTGGTCGAGGTGGTCGTCACGCACGGCCCGAGCAAGTCGCTGGACATCTGCCTGCTCTTCGGGGTCCCCGAGGTCTGGCTCCACCACCCTCGCACCGGGAGGATCCAGTTCCTCATCCTGCAGGGCGGCCGCTACGTCGGCCGGACCCGGAGCCGATGCTTCCCCTTCCTGGCCCCGGCCGACCTCCTCCCCTGGCTGACCTCCCCCGAGGACGAGCCGGACAACCGCTGGAGGAGACGCCTGCGCGACTGGGTCCGGGAGGTGCTCGCGCCCCGCCGGGGCGGCGAGGGCTGA
- a CDS encoding amidohydrolase encodes MTLLTSLLLLMPSPAIPASGADAGWVAAELPGLLDLYRHLHRHPELSYQEAETAGRVALELERAGVDEITKEVGGHGVVGVIRNGEGPTVLVRTDLDALPVVEQTGLPFASTVEATDDAGEAVGVMHACGHDVHMTCFVGVARWLASHRDSWSGTVVLVAQPAEERVGGARRMLEDGLYERFPRPEFALALHVSSETRAGQIAYRAGPALASVSSVDITVRGEGGHGAYPHRTVDPIVLAASLVMELQTIVSREVAPTDPAVVTVGSIHGGAKHNIIPPEVTLQLTLRSYTTEVMDQLIDGIRRRAFALAEAHEAPEPSVTIGESTPPTVNDPDLVSRIVPALGRAIGPEHVHPTDPVMGAEDFSLYSLDGEIPSFMFWLGAVPADRFEDAQEGGDPLPSLHSPIFAPDAPTAVPVGIRAMTSAVVELLPPPADATGR; translated from the coding sequence ATGACCCTGTTGACCTCGCTGCTGCTGCTGATGCCGTCTCCGGCGATCCCCGCCTCGGGCGCGGATGCCGGTTGGGTCGCGGCGGAACTCCCCGGGCTCCTCGACCTCTACCGGCACCTCCACCGCCATCCCGAGCTCTCGTACCAGGAAGCCGAGACGGCCGGCCGGGTCGCCCTCGAACTGGAACGGGCCGGGGTCGACGAAATCACGAAGGAGGTGGGCGGCCACGGGGTCGTGGGGGTGATCCGCAACGGCGAGGGTCCGACCGTCCTGGTCCGCACCGACCTCGACGCGCTGCCGGTCGTCGAGCAGACCGGCCTCCCGTTCGCCAGCACCGTCGAGGCGACCGACGACGCCGGCGAGGCCGTCGGGGTCATGCACGCCTGCGGCCACGACGTGCACATGACCTGCTTCGTCGGCGTGGCCCGGTGGCTCGCCTCGCACCGGGACTCCTGGTCGGGCACGGTCGTCCTCGTCGCCCAGCCGGCCGAGGAACGGGTCGGGGGCGCCCGTCGGATGCTCGAAGACGGGCTCTACGAGCGGTTCCCCCGCCCCGAGTTCGCCCTCGCCCTGCACGTCTCCTCCGAGACCAGGGCCGGCCAGATCGCCTATCGGGCCGGTCCCGCCCTGGCCAGCGTCTCCAGCGTCGACATCACCGTCCGGGGCGAGGGCGGACACGGCGCCTACCCGCACCGGACCGTCGACCCGATCGTCCTGGCCGCCTCCCTCGTCATGGAACTCCAGACCATCGTCAGCCGGGAGGTCGCCCCCACCGACCCCGCCGTCGTCACCGTCGGCTCGATCCACGGCGGCGCGAAGCACAACATCATCCCCCCCGAGGTCACGCTCCAGCTCACCCTCCGCTCCTACACGACCGAGGTCATGGACCAGCTCATCGACGGCATCCGGCGCCGGGCGTTCGCCCTCGCCGAGGCCCACGAAGCCCCCGAGCCCTCGGTCACAATCGGCGAGTCGACCCCGCCGACGGTCAACGACCCCGACCTCGTCTCCCGGATCGTCCCCGCCCTGGGCCGCGCCATCGGCCCCGAGCACGTGCACCCGACCGACCCGGTCATGGGGGCCGAGGACTTCAGCCTCTACAGCCTCGACGGCGAGATCCCGAGCTTCATGTTCTGGCTGGGTGCCGTCCCCGCCGATCGCTTTGAGGACGCCCAGGAGGGCGGCGATCCCCTCCCCTCGCTCCACTCGCCGATCTTCGCCCCCGACGCCCCGACGGCCGTCCCCGTCGGGATCCGGGCGATGACCTCCGCAGTCGTCGAGCTCCTCCCCCCCCCGGCCGACGCCACCGGCCGCTGA
- a CDS encoding RNA recognition motif domain-containing protein, with product MGKKLYVGNLTFKVDSSELEQLFSQYGTVQSAQVIQDRDTGRSKGFGFVEMDSDEQAQSAIDALHDQDYQGRRLTVNEARPREDRGGGGGGSRGGYGGGGGGSRGGYGGGGGGSRGGYGGGRGDSGFSGGRYGGGGRY from the coding sequence GTGGGCAAGAAGTTATACGTCGGGAATCTGACCTTCAAGGTCGATAGTTCCGAGCTCGAGCAACTGTTCTCGCAATACGGCACCGTTCAGAGTGCCCAGGTCATCCAGGACCGCGACACCGGCCGCAGCAAGGGCTTCGGCTTCGTCGAAATGGACTCCGATGAGCAGGCCCAGTCTGCCATCGATGCCCTCCACGACCAGGACTACCAGGGTCGTCGGTTGACGGTCAATGAGGCTCGCCCTCGTGAGGATCGCGGCGGCGGCGGCGGTGGCAGCCGGGGTGGTTACGGCGGCGGCGGCGGCGGTAGCCGGGGCGGCTACGGCGGCGGCGGCGGCGGTAGCCGGGGCGGCTACGGCGGCGGCCGAGGCGATAGCGGCTTCAGCGGTGGCCGTTATGGCGGCGGCGGCCGTTATTGA
- a CDS encoding RNA recognition motif domain-containing protein, which translates to MGKKLYVGNLSYQVDDASLETLFAHFGSVQSAQVIQDRDTGRSKGFGFVEMDSDDEAQAAIDGLHDYEYGGRRLNVNEARPRAPRTGGGGGYGGGGGYGGGGGYGGGGGGRY; encoded by the coding sequence TTGGGTAAGAAGCTCTATGTCGGCAACCTGAGCTATCAGGTCGACGACGCCTCTCTGGAAACCCTCTTCGCACACTTCGGCTCGGTTCAGAGCGCGCAGGTCATTCAGGACCGCGACACCGGCCGCAGCAAGGGCTTCGGATTCGTCGAGATGGACTCCGACGACGAGGCCCAGGCCGCCATCGACGGCCTGCACGATTACGAATACGGCGGTCGTCGCCTCAATGTCAATGAGGCCCGCCCCCGGGCCCCCCGCACCGGTGGCGGCGGCGGCTATGGTGGTGGCGGCGGCTATGGTGGTGGCGGCGGGTACGGTGGTGGCGGCGGCGGGCGCTACTAA
- a CDS encoding sugar phosphate isomerase/epimerase family protein translates to MRIGLDLYTIGHLGLGPSEALEFAADHGLEGVQFLEPTAIDPGLDEGRLAEFRRRADELGQSLEIGLPSPNPFGLGSPVGMPIEPEARARWYRPHLEAVSALGLSHARVFVGNRHDRFRGDSPWSLQCEAARSTLLAMRPDLLDLGIRVAVETHADLTCDELLRLVDDVGDDVLGVTLDTGNLPMRLDDPISATERLAPLVLMTHVKDAVLGFSPRGLVWHARPVGEGCLPIPELLTILESHNPMLNLSIELHPRIYDLPIFDPNWLAYFPDLSPSMLAAVIRLAFDCERGFLTGRIERPEDLEAIPWELRAGGWIDRSASYLRSLRR, encoded by the coding sequence ATGCGGATCGGGCTCGACTTGTATACGATCGGCCACCTCGGTCTCGGGCCGAGTGAGGCCCTGGAGTTCGCCGCCGATCATGGGCTCGAGGGTGTCCAGTTCCTCGAGCCGACGGCGATCGATCCGGGCTTGGACGAGGGCCGCCTGGCCGAATTCCGCCGCCGGGCCGACGAACTTGGTCAATCCCTGGAGATCGGGCTTCCCAGCCCGAATCCGTTCGGGCTGGGAAGCCCGGTAGGGATGCCGATCGAGCCCGAGGCCCGGGCCCGGTGGTACCGCCCTCATCTGGAAGCGGTCTCGGCGCTCGGTCTTTCTCATGCGCGGGTATTCGTGGGCAATCGCCACGACCGATTCCGAGGGGATTCTCCCTGGTCGTTGCAATGCGAGGCCGCCCGGTCGACCCTCCTCGCCATGCGGCCCGATCTGCTGGATCTCGGGATCCGGGTCGCCGTCGAGACGCACGCCGACCTGACGTGCGACGAGTTGCTCCGCCTCGTCGACGACGTGGGGGATGACGTGTTGGGGGTGACGCTCGACACGGGGAACCTCCCGATGCGCCTTGACGACCCGATCTCGGCGACTGAGCGCCTCGCCCCGCTCGTGCTGATGACTCATGTCAAGGACGCGGTGCTCGGCTTCTCCCCGCGCGGCCTGGTCTGGCACGCGAGGCCGGTCGGGGAGGGTTGCCTTCCCATCCCGGAACTCCTGACGATCCTCGAGTCGCACAACCCGATGCTGAACCTCTCGATCGAGCTGCACCCGAGGATCTACGACCTGCCGATCTTCGACCCGAACTGGCTCGCCTACTTCCCCGACCTGAGCCCGAGCATGCTGGCCGCCGTCATCCGACTGGCGTTCGACTGCGAGCGAGGGTTCCTGACCGGCCGGATCGAACGACCCGAAGACCTCGAGGCGATCCCCTGGGAACTGCGTGCCGGCGGGTGGATTGACCGCTCGGCTTCGTACCTCCGATCCCTCAGGCGATGA
- a CDS encoding Gfo/Idh/MocA family protein codes for MTVGVMGLSRGRALAVGFAKQPGVTLKYCCDVDLDRAGAGADAVRKSGTDQSPEAIQDFRRILDDPEVDALVCAAPNHWHGPATVLGCKAGKNVYVEKPACHNPHEGELMVEAARTYGKAVQVGTQRRSSPQLIEAVEAMRDGVIGRLYHARSYYSNRRGTIGHADPSEPPANLDYELWQGPAPRQPFKSNVVHYNWHWFWHWGNGELGNNGVHALDLVRWGLGVDYPTHVVSTGGRYVFDDDQQTPDTHTVSYEFPGRITADWQGLSCNGNDPGPFVVFYGTEGALEMFGNGTYTIKDNAGKEVKSVEGVLGEPEHLANFLAAVRADAPLDLNAEVDAGVKSTLLCHLGNIAQRTGRALTCDPDNGRIVGDEEAMSHWRRDYADGWAPTI; via the coding sequence GTGACGGTCGGGGTCATGGGCTTGAGCCGGGGGCGGGCACTGGCCGTCGGGTTCGCGAAGCAGCCGGGGGTGACCCTCAAGTATTGTTGCGATGTCGACCTCGACCGGGCCGGCGCCGGCGCGGATGCCGTCCGCAAGTCGGGAACCGACCAGAGTCCCGAGGCGATCCAGGACTTCCGCCGCATCCTCGACGACCCCGAGGTCGATGCACTCGTCTGCGCCGCCCCGAACCACTGGCATGGCCCGGCCACGGTCCTCGGCTGCAAGGCGGGCAAGAACGTCTATGTCGAGAAGCCGGCGTGCCACAACCCCCACGAGGGGGAGTTGATGGTCGAAGCGGCCCGGACCTACGGCAAGGCCGTCCAGGTCGGCACCCAGCGCCGGAGCAGCCCTCAACTGATCGAGGCGGTCGAGGCGATGAGGGACGGGGTCATCGGCCGCCTCTATCACGCCCGCTCCTACTACAGCAACCGGCGTGGCACGATCGGTCACGCAGACCCGTCGGAGCCTCCGGCCAATCTCGACTACGAACTTTGGCAGGGCCCAGCCCCGCGTCAGCCGTTCAAGAGCAACGTCGTCCACTACAACTGGCACTGGTTCTGGCACTGGGGCAATGGCGAGCTGGGCAATAATGGCGTCCATGCGCTCGACCTCGTGCGGTGGGGACTGGGGGTCGATTACCCGACCCACGTCGTCAGCACCGGCGGCCGCTACGTCTTCGACGACGACCAGCAAACCCCCGACACGCACACCGTCTCCTATGAGTTCCCCGGCCGCATCACGGCCGACTGGCAGGGGCTCAGCTGCAACGGCAACGATCCCGGCCCGTTCGTCGTCTTCTACGGGACCGAGGGGGCCCTGGAGATGTTCGGGAACGGGACGTACACGATCAAGGACAACGCCGGTAAGGAGGTCAAGTCCGTCGAGGGGGTACTCGGCGAGCCTGAGCACCTGGCGAACTTCCTGGCCGCGGTCCGGGCGGATGCCCCGCTCGATCTGAACGCGGAGGTCGACGCGGGAGTCAAGAGCACCCTGCTGTGCCACCTCGGCAACATCGCCCAGAGGACCGGCCGGGCCCTGACGTGCGACCCGGACAACGGCCGGATCGTCGGGGATGAGGAGGCGATGAGCCATTGGCGCCGCGATTATGCCGACGGCTGGGCACCGACCATTTGA